The bacterium genomic interval CACGTACCAAGCGCGAAAGGCAGTCATGCCGTCTGCGCGGCAGCACTCGCGCAGGATTTCGTCCGCGCGCTTGCGGTAGACTTTGTCGTCGAGCGCGCGCAGCCGCATCAACTGATAGAGGGCATCGTGGACCAGCGAGCCGCGCATGAAGTTCTTGGTGTCGAAGGTCGGGCCGCTGGGGCCGTCCCACGCGTAGGCTTTGCGCACGATCAGCAGGCCGTCGCGGTGCAGCTCGAGGAATCTGAGTAGGATGTCTTCGGCCGGCTTGATGTCGATCTCTTGCTGGTATTCCTCCATGAGCTGATATTTGTAATGCGTGAGTTTGCGGTAGTAGGTCTTCACGGCAGTCTCCTTTGAGGGCTGAAGATTGCGAGAGCTTGGTGACCAGGCTCGATCGCGGTTTCAGGGTGATCGTTTGTTCGAGACAGCACGGTCGGCCAATTTAGCAGGCCGGCCGAATGATGCAAGCCATTTCTAAAGACACCGGCGCCGCTCTTTTCCCGCGGAATAATTCCGCATTCGCCCGTAGTTTCCGCATTTCCAACCATTCTCTCTTTCCCTGCAATTCTCTGGAATCATTCGAATTGAAGCGCTACGGCAAAACTGGCATTCTGCTTGCCTGATGAGAAGGCAATTGCGGGACTTCCGCAAACACAAGAATCACCCGGAAAAATCCGCAGTCCAGCAATACTCATCAAGTGAAAGTGAGGAGTGAAATGAAACGCAAAACATTCGGCATGGCATGCGCCGCCGCCCTTGCAGTGTTGTGGTATGGTTCAGCACAAGCACAACACACGCCCAGGTCCACCGGCCTGGTGGTGCGCGGCAGCTTTTGGGATATGAACGAAGGTCCGGACCATATTCGCATCATTGACCGGCCGCACTATCACGCCGTGGAAGGTGGCGGCGCCGGCGGCTGGCTGACCTTACTCTCGCGCACCAGCGACTACTGGTTCATGGAATTCAGCCTGGGCGGCATTTCACGCGAGATCGCAAGCGTATCCCGCATTGACGGCCAGGACACGCAGGTGATGACCGTGGTGCCGGTGTTGTTGGGCATGCGCTTCTATCCCTTGCCAGCGCAGAACCGCAGCAATCTGCGGCCTTATCTCGCAGCCGGCGGCGGACCCTACTGGTTTGCCGATGTGTTCGTGCGCGAAGAGTACTTCCACGATGAAGAGGTCAACGTCGACACCGAACTCAAGCCCGGCGGTTATCTCGGCGGCGGCCTGGATTTCATGCTCACGAGCTGGCTCGGCCTGAATTTCGATGCCAAGTATCACTTCGTCGATTTCAACGCCAACTCGGATTTCAGCGGCTATGAGTGCGGCTTCGGTTTGCAGTTCATGTGGGGCAAGCATCGCCCGGCGCGCCGTGACTGACGGCGCGCTGCGAGGCGAATCCAACACTCAGCAACCGCCGGGCGGTGCCGCTGCTTGCTGCGGCACTGTCCGTGCACATGCAGGCAAAGGAGAAAAAAATGAAAACACTTACCGATACGAGACGTATGCTGTGGCTGCTTGTCAGCCTGGCGTGGTTGCCATTCAGCGCATGTGAAATTGACCGCGTGGTGGACGCCGGCGGCCAGGCGACCGAGCGGGAGACTTTCTCTTTTCAAGTCGAGGCCGTGAATCAGAGCCGTCTGCGGGTGGAGGGCATCAATGGGCCGGTCGAGATCGTGGGGGTGCCCGGTGCGACCACGGTCGAGATCTGGGGTGAGCGCCGCGTCACCTCGCAGAGCCACGAAGATGCGGCCGCGTATCTGCGCCATCTCGAGGTGCGGGTGAGTGACAGCCGCGAGGAGGTTCTGGTCAAAACGATCCAGCCGAATGATACGCACGGCCGCACGCTCGAAGTCGTTTATCATCTCCGGCTGCCGGCGGCGTGGCAGGTGCAGGTGAAGAATGTCAACGGCAATGTTCGCGTCGATTCGCTGCAACAGCAGGCGAAAATCAACCTCGCCAATGGCAACGTGGAGCTGTACGAGATCAGCGGCACGGCCACTGCCGCGCTGACCAACGGCAACCTCGTCATGCGCGGCGTGCATGGCAATGTCAGTGGCGAGCTGATCAACGGCAATATCTTGGTGGAAACCAGGCTGGTGCCGAACGGCGTGTGTGAACTGAGCGCGGTGAACGGCATCATCAGTTTGCAGATTCCCAAAGCCACCTCGGCGGAGTTGGAAGCGAAGGTTTCGAACGGCACCATCAATCTTTCCGGATTGACGCTGCAGGTGGCAGCTTCTTCGCCGCAAACCCTGCGCGGCCGGCTGGGCGCCGGCGAAGGCCGGATTGCGCTGGCAACGGTGAACGGCAACATTCTGGTCGCCGGTTTCTGAGGCACGAACCCGGCGGGCGCGGCTGCCGGAGGTGCCGTGCCCGCACCGGCGTTGTTTGGGCTTGGTTGGATGAAGAGAATTTGGTATTTTCCGGCGCAAACCGGCAATCATATGATGGCAAAGAGGGAAGCGATGCGTGGATCCATTCTGGTGGTCGTGGCGGCCGTGTTACTGCTGCCGGGCGCGCTCTGGGCGCAGAGACCTTCGCGGGCAAATGGCATTGGCGTGCGCGCGAGTTATTGGAATCTCGGTGATCAAGCGACGCGTTTCGACATTTCCACCACCAACACCAAGTTCACGGTCAGCGGTGTCGGCGGCTGGCTCAATTATTTTTCGCGATTGGACGACAGTTGGTCGGTGGAGTTCAGCCTGGGTGCGATCGCGCGCGTGCGCGGCGATGAAACGCCGGCGAGCGGCACCAATCTCGATGTCGCCGTTGTTCTTCCCATTCTTGCCGGCATGCGCTATGAGATGCTGCCGGCGAAGAGCAGCAGCGCGGCGCAGCCCTACTTGTCTGCCGGGCTTGGCCCTTATTGGGTTTCTTCCTTTCAAATGCGCGACGTCGGCACGGGCGAGACGGTCTCCGGCGGCGGCAGGAGCCTGTTTGGCGCCTATGCCGGCGGCGGCTTGAATTTGGTGATGCGAAGCTGGGTGGCGTTCAACTTCGACGTCAAGTATCATTTTGTCGATATCAAAACGCAGCGGGGTTTGGCGGGGCTGCATGCCGGCAACGAATTCAGCGGCCTCGATTTCGGCCTGGGTCTTACTTTCATGTGGGGCAGCAGACGCGAGTTGTTTCAAATCAAATCGACCAAGCTGGTGGTGCAGGATTTGTACCCGGCCTATTATCCTTTCTATCAGACTTATCCGTTGGCGTTGGTGACGATCAAGAACACGGCGGGCTTTCCCATTGAAGTCAATGTGCAAAGCAGCATTCGCGGCTTCTCGGAACGGCCGAAGGACAGCGGCTACATTCGCATCGAAAAGAAGGAGACCAAGGACATTCCAGTCACCGCGATTTTGAGTCCGCGCCTGCAAGCCGTGGCCCGGCGCGAGCCCGCGATTCTCGACATTCGGGTGGAGGCGCGCGCCGGCGGTAACGTGCGCAAGGAGACCAGCGCGCAGCTCACGGTGCACAGCCGCAACGCCTGGAATGGTGAAGTCGATAAGTTGAGTTACTTTGTGACGCCGGAAGATGAAGCCGTGCTGGGCTTGAGCCGGCGCGTCCTGCGCGATTCCAGCGCGGCCGGCGTCTTCGCTAAAGCCCAGGCGCTCTTCGGCGCGCTCGCGCACACCGGTCTGCGCTATCACAGTGATCCCAACATTCCGTTCTATCGCGATGATCGCGTGCAATTTGCTTCCGAAACGCTGGCCCTGGGCGCCGGTGATTGCGATGATCTGGCGGTGTTGTGTGCCTCCCTGTTCGAAAGCGCCGGCATTCACACCGCCTTTGTCGATGTGCGCGATCCGCAAAAGGAGTTGGCGCATCTCTATTTGATGTTCGATACCGGCGTGACCGCAGCGCAGGCCGCCAGCCTGAGCAGCAATGAGAAACGCTATCTGTTGCGCGAGAATCGCATCGGCCAAGCCACTGCCTGGATTCCGCTGGAGACCACCCTGGTGGCGAAGGGCTTTGCGGAAGCGTGGCAGGCGGGCGCGCTGCAATATCTCGAAGACGGCATGCTGCGCAACGGCCTGGCCGAGGGCTGGGTCAAAGTCATCGAGGTGGAATAACATGATCAAGAGAATTGGCATGGCGGTGGCGGCCGGGTTGCTGATGGCTTCGATGCTGTGGGCGGCGCCGGCTGCGAAGATCATCAGCCTGAAGGGCGAAGTGAAAGTTCGCCGCGGCGTGGAGGAAAACTGGCAGCCGGCACGGGTCGGGATGCTGTTGGAGACGATTGACACCATCCTGACGTTTGAAAATGGTGAAGTCGTGCTGGAGATGCCGACGGGCGCAACCTTCCGCTTGAGCGGCAACACCTGGCTGGAGCTGTCGGATCTGCGCACTATCAGCGAGCGTGAATTGTTTCTGGCGTTGATGTCGCAAAAGATCAGCAAGATTCCCGCGCCGGCGGAGAAGACTCGTTTGCGCATCGGCAATGTCAGCGCGGTGCACGGCGAGCAAAAGACGGCAGCGCCGGCGCCCAGCGCAGCGGCGGAAACCGTGCGCTGGCGCCGCGAAGTGAATGGCGCCAACGCGCTGCTGGCGCAACGCTATTTCCCCAACGCTATTCTGCGGCTGCATCAAATCATGGCGAGATATCCGGAGGTGGTGGATTGCGGCGAAATGCAGTTCTCGCTGGGCCAGGCCTTCGAGGCGCTGCAGCGAACCGGCCAGGCGCATGATGCTTACCAGGCGGCGGTCGCGCAAGGCCAGGGCGCGGCGTGTGAGGCTGAGGCCGCTGCACGCACGCGGGTGGCGCAGGAGAAGTTGAAACAACTGTCGAATTGAACCTGCCAAATGAGAGGGCGGCGTACCGGTTCGCATGACGGCCAGCCGGCCGCCCTGCTTTCTTCCTTGCTAATTTCCCCCGGAAATACAATATTCCCCCCGTTTTCCGACTGCATTCCTTGCATGGCTGGAGGAGTTTCTTCATCAATAGACCGGGAGGTGTCTTATCGTCTCGATCAACTTGGTTCTGCAGATTCTCGTCTTTCTCGTCATTGTGATCGGCGGCGGCATGTTGGCGAAAATCTACTTTCAAAAGGCCAAGGTGACGAAAGAAGACCGGGAGACATGGAAGAAGAACGCCATCGCCCACAACAAGAAACTGGATGAGGCGCTGGCCAAGAAGGACGACAAGGCCTACGCGGACTTCCTGCATCCCAAGTCTTCACGCTTTCAGCCCAAACTGCCGTTTCGCATCGACGGCTCCGGGGAGGTGCTCAAGCGGGTCAAGAGCCAGATGGAACAGACCATCGGCGCCACCAGCGTCATCCACTCCAGCGGGGAGGTTTACCGCGAAGTTTTGCTGGTGACCTACAACTACATGACCGAGGGAAAATTGGGCGAGAAGTTCGTGGAAGGTTCCGGCAAGGTCACCCGCGTGTGGGTGTATGAGAACGGTTGGAAGCTCGTGCACGAGCACATGAGCGAAAACTGACGGGCCGCGGCCGCGCTGCGTTCACTCGTACGGTGGCGGCTGCAACGGGGCGGGAGAGACGCGAGCGAACAAGCCCGCTGCTTCACGTGTATGAGGCAGCGGGCTTTTTGTTTGGTTCACGTGCGGTGCGCGGAACGGCGGCGTTGCTGACTCTTTTCGCGGCCGTGATGGATGTGGCAGCGCGTTTTCGGTTCAGTGCCTGCGCGGAAGATGGCGTAGGTCGTGCTGGGGCATTCTTCGTTGGCAAGCTCTTTGGAAATGGTGCAGATTTCCAGTTTGTAGACGGTCGGCGGCTGGTTGAAGTCTTCCACCTGCAAACCCAGCGTGTCATGCGCGACTTTCATGAAGGGCGCCCAAATCGGCAGGCAGATCGAAGAGCCGGTGCCGCGTTCAAAGGACATATCCTGACGGTCGAAGCCCACCCACACGCCGGTGGTGAGTTGCGGGGTGAAGCCGATGAACCAGGTGTCGCGATATTCGTTGGTGGTGCCGGATTTGCCGCCGGCGGGCCGGGTGAAGCCGTATTTGCTGCGCGCGCCCACGCCGGTGCCGAAGCGCCCGGGGCCGGCATGAAAATCCAACACGCCGCGCATCATGTCGGTCATGATGGTGGCGGTTTCCTTGCTCAAGACTTCGCTGCCGTGCGGCCGGTTTTCTTCGATGAGGTTGCCGTCCTTGTCCTCGACGCGGGTGATGAAAATCGGCTCCATGCGCACGCCCTGATTGGGAAAAGCGGAGTAGGCGGAGGTGATTTCGATCGGAATCACTTCGCCGGCGCCGAGCGCGATCGATTCGTAGGGCGGAATGTTGGTGGTCAACCCCATTTTCTGGGCATATTTCACCACCGTGGCGGGATTGGCAATCTGCTGCACCAGCCGCACCGTCGGCAAATTGAGTGAGCGCGCCAGTGCTTCGCGCAAGGTGACAAAGCCGCCAATCGAGCCGTCGAAGTTCTGCGGCCGCCATTCGGTGCCGTCGACCTGTTTGACCACCACCGGCTGATTGAGCACTTCAAAAGTGGGCTGGTAGCCGTTGTCGATCACCGTGGCGTAGACGAAGGGCTTGAAAGCCGAGCCGGGCTGGCGCTGCGCCTGGATAACGCGGTTGTACTTGCTTTCGTCGAAATCGCGCCCGCCAATCATGGCCCGCACGTAGCCGGTCTTGGTTTCGATGCAGATGAAGGCGACCTGCACGGCGCGCTGGCTGCTGAGGAAATTGTTGAGCAGGGCGGAATCGGCCACGAATTGCTGCAGCGTGAGGCCCAGGCTGTCGAGCATTGTCGGCGTGATGAGTTTGAGATGTTCGCGTTTGCGGATGACATTCTTGTTGACCTGGCTTTGCACTTCGCGTAAATGCTGCTGGATAATGCGTTCGGCCAGATACTGGGTGCGGGTGTCCAGCGTGGTGTAAATCTTGAAGCCCTCGGTGAGGAGGTCGCGGCCGTATTTCTGCCAGAGCAATTGCCGTACGTGCTCGGTGAAGTAGCGCGCGGTGCCGTAATATTCGTTGGCGAGCGTGGCGTGCACGCCCAGCGGCAGGTCGGTGAGGTGCTGCAGCTCGGCGGCGGCAAGCAAGCCGGTGTTGTACATGTTACGCAAAACGAGATTGCGCCGCGCCTGGCAGCCGGCCGGGTTGCGAATCGGTGAGAGTGGCTCCGGCCGTTGCACCAGCGCGACCAGTGTCGCCGCTTCCTGCAACTCGAGGTCTTGCACGTTTTTGCCGAAATAACGCTGTGCCGCCATTTGCACGCCGTAAGCGCCATGCCCGAGATAGACGTGATTCAAATACATCTCGAGAATCTCGTCTTTGGTATAGGTCCGCTCGATCTGAATCGCGGTCATGATCTCCTTGATCTTGCGGGTGATGGTTTTCTCCGGCGTCAAATACAGCAGGCGGGCGAGCTGCTGCGCGATCGTGCTGGCGCCCTGCCGTTTCTCCATGTACATGAGATCGATGGCCAGCGCCTGCACCAGCCGCAGGGTGTTCACGCCCCAATGGTTGTAGAAATTGCGGTCTTCTGTCGCGAGCAGTGCCTGCTTGAGATGGGTGGGAATCTGGCTGAGCGGCATGAATGCCCGCCGTTCCTCGAAGAATTCCTTGATGAGTTTGCCGTCGCTCGAATAGACTTCCGAACCGAGTTTGGGCTTGTAGCTCTCGAGCTGACTCGGATCCGGCAAGTCGTGGCTGAGATCATTCAGAAGCAGCGCCAATGGCACCCCGACCAGCAGAAACAAGGCGCCAAAGACCATCCAGGTGGTTTTCGACTGCAGCGTACTTGAAGAAGATTGCATGTTTGAGCCTCAACTCTGGTGATGTTTACGACAGCGAGACGAACGGCCGGGCGGAAGTGCGGTGCGTCAAGGCGGTGACACCGCCGCTTGCGCGGCAGCCGCGGCGAG includes:
- a CDS encoding DUF1353 domain-containing protein, coding for MEEYQQEIDIKPAEDILLRFLELHRDGLLIVRKAYAWDGPSGPTFDTKNFMRGSLVHDALYQLMRLRALDDKVYRKRADEILRECCRADGMTAFRAWYVFLGVRLFGFLNAKPRNEPEVKIIAAP
- a CDS encoding outer membrane beta-barrel protein, with amino-acid sequence MKRKTFGMACAAALAVLWYGSAQAQHTPRSTGLVVRGSFWDMNEGPDHIRIIDRPHYHAVEGGGAGGWLTLLSRTSDYWFMEFSLGGISREIASVSRIDGQDTQVMTVVPVLLGMRFYPLPAQNRSNLRPYLAAGGGPYWFADVFVREEYFHDEEVNVDTELKPGGYLGGGLDFMLTSWLGLNFDAKYHFVDFNANSDFSGYECGFGLQFMWGKHRPARRD
- a CDS encoding DUF4097 domain-containing protein, which produces MKTLTDTRRMLWLLVSLAWLPFSACEIDRVVDAGGQATERETFSFQVEAVNQSRLRVEGINGPVEIVGVPGATTVEIWGERRVTSQSHEDAAAYLRHLEVRVSDSREEVLVKTIQPNDTHGRTLEVVYHLRLPAAWQVQVKNVNGNVRVDSLQQQAKINLANGNVELYEISGTATAALTNGNLVMRGVHGNVSGELINGNILVETRLVPNGVCELSAVNGIISLQIPKATSAELEAKVSNGTINLSGLTLQVAASSPQTLRGRLGAGEGRIALATVNGNILVAGF
- a CDS encoding nuclear transport factor 2 family protein, whose amino-acid sequence is MVLQILVFLVIVIGGGMLAKIYFQKAKVTKEDRETWKKNAIAHNKKLDEALAKKDDKAYADFLHPKSSRFQPKLPFRIDGSGEVLKRVKSQMEQTIGATSVIHSSGEVYREVLLVTYNYMTEGKLGEKFVEGSGKVTRVWVYENGWKLVHEHMSEN
- a CDS encoding PBP1A family penicillin-binding protein, with amino-acid sequence MQSSSSTLQSKTTWMVFGALFLLVGVPLALLLNDLSHDLPDPSQLESYKPKLGSEVYSSDGKLIKEFFEERRAFMPLSQIPTHLKQALLATEDRNFYNHWGVNTLRLVQALAIDLMYMEKRQGASTIAQQLARLLYLTPEKTITRKIKEIMTAIQIERTYTKDEILEMYLNHVYLGHGAYGVQMAAQRYFGKNVQDLELQEAATLVALVQRPEPLSPIRNPAGCQARRNLVLRNMYNTGLLAAAELQHLTDLPLGVHATLANEYYGTARYFTEHVRQLLWQKYGRDLLTEGFKIYTTLDTRTQYLAERIIQQHLREVQSQVNKNVIRKREHLKLITPTMLDSLGLTLQQFVADSALLNNFLSSQRAVQVAFICIETKTGYVRAMIGGRDFDESKYNRVIQAQRQPGSAFKPFVYATVIDNGYQPTFEVLNQPVVVKQVDGTEWRPQNFDGSIGGFVTLREALARSLNLPTVRLVQQIANPATVVKYAQKMGLTTNIPPYESIALGAGEVIPIEITSAYSAFPNQGVRMEPIFITRVEDKDGNLIEENRPHGSEVLSKETATIMTDMMRGVLDFHAGPGRFGTGVGARSKYGFTRPAGGKSGTTNEYRDTWFIGFTPQLTTGVWVGFDRQDMSFERGTGSSICLPIWAPFMKVAHDTLGLQVEDFNQPPTVYKLEICTISKELANEECPSTTYAIFRAGTEPKTRCHIHHGREKSQQRRRSAHRT